In the genome of Gemmatimonadota bacterium, one region contains:
- the mprF gene encoding bifunctional lysylphosphatidylglycerol flippase/synthetase MprF — MSLQASEALPLEPPVQKWGRWIGVALGMGIFALALFALREQFATYNVREIRNAMRDLDTPFIVRATLYAIAAYAVLVTYDILALRYIKHQLPAPRVAFISFIAFSFSNALGFPVLLGGGLRYRLYNAAGLSSAEIALTIAFNTVTFWIGVLAVAGGSLLFIPAEAGSVLGVPLIALRPVGALLLLVVFGYVMACEFYRRPIRLRDWEFVPPTWQIAVIQLVIAIVDWALVAAVLWSAIPLPPATLTFGLVLGAFTLAQVAALVSHVPGGLGVFEVTLIALLSRFAAPTGLLSAVIVFRIIYYLFPLGIALVLLAASEMSRGKSRVARVARVAGGWVPVAAPALFSLTTFIGGVILLFSGATPEVRIRMRVIGDLVPLAVIESSHFVASLTGAALLILAYGLARRLDAAYYLTVIGLPIGILTSLLKGWDYEEAAALGIILLTLIPARRHFYRRASLLAEFLSPQWLIMTATVLIASGWLGFFAYKNVAYSHDLWWQFALRSDAPRFLRSFVGVSVGVALVALYRLLRPVTTKTIAPDASTLDHVETIVRESPDTLSYLALLGDKSLLFSEDKSAFVMYGAEGGSFVAMGDPVGSPRHRKELAWEFRALADRHGAATAFYQVRMHNLPLYLDMGLTLLKLGEEGRVPLRDFNLDGGSRRRLRRSVRLAEAEGASFEVHQGAGILPLLPDLKRVSDEWLESRGTREKGFSLGFWNERYLSSTTIAVIRRDGQIVAFANLWEGAHHEELTVDLMRYTAQAPEAAMEYLFVQMMQWGRDAGFDHFNLGMAPLSGLENRQLAPIWNRVGALLFKHTENFYNFQGLRGFKQKFDPIWEPRYLASRGGIALPRILTNVSALVSRGLRGVITK, encoded by the coding sequence ATGAGCCTGCAGGCGAGTGAAGCCCTCCCGCTCGAGCCTCCCGTGCAGAAATGGGGGCGCTGGATCGGTGTGGCACTGGGCATGGGAATATTCGCCCTCGCGTTATTCGCGCTGCGCGAACAGTTCGCCACATACAACGTGCGCGAGATACGCAACGCCATGCGCGATCTCGACACGCCCTTCATCGTGCGCGCCACACTCTATGCCATTGCCGCCTATGCGGTGCTGGTGACGTACGACATTCTCGCGCTGCGATACATCAAGCACCAACTTCCCGCGCCGCGCGTGGCCTTCATCTCGTTCATCGCATTTTCGTTTTCCAATGCACTCGGCTTTCCGGTGTTGCTCGGTGGAGGCCTCCGATACCGTTTGTACAACGCCGCCGGTCTGTCGAGTGCAGAAATTGCGCTGACAATCGCGTTCAACACCGTCACGTTCTGGATCGGCGTGCTCGCCGTCGCGGGCGGTTCCCTGCTGTTCATTCCCGCCGAAGCGGGCAGCGTGCTCGGCGTTCCGCTCATTGCGCTCCGGCCGGTCGGCGCATTGCTACTGCTGGTCGTGTTCGGCTATGTGATGGCCTGCGAGTTCTACCGGCGGCCGATTCGTTTGCGTGACTGGGAGTTCGTGCCACCCACGTGGCAGATCGCCGTCATTCAGTTGGTCATCGCAATCGTGGACTGGGCGCTTGTCGCAGCGGTGCTCTGGTCGGCCATCCCGCTTCCGCCGGCCACGCTCACGTTCGGCCTCGTCCTCGGCGCCTTCACCCTCGCGCAGGTTGCGGCGCTCGTGAGTCACGTGCCGGGCGGACTCGGCGTATTTGAAGTGACGCTGATCGCGCTCCTGAGCCGCTTTGCCGCGCCCACGGGGCTACTCAGCGCGGTCATTGTCTTTCGCATCATCTACTATCTGTTTCCGCTCGGCATCGCGCTGGTGCTACTCGCCGCCAGCGAAATGTCGCGCGGCAAATCCCGCGTGGCACGAGTGGCGCGCGTCGCGGGCGGGTGGGTGCCGGTGGCAGCTCCAGCGCTGTTCTCGCTCACCACTTTCATTGGCGGCGTGATTCTCCTCTTCTCCGGCGCCACGCCGGAGGTCCGGATCCGGATGCGGGTCATTGGCGACCTCGTGCCGCTCGCCGTCATCGAATCATCCCACTTCGTCGCGAGTCTCACGGGCGCGGCGCTCCTGATTCTCGCGTATGGACTCGCGCGTCGGCTCGATGCGGCGTACTACCTCACGGTCATCGGACTTCCCATCGGCATTCTCACGTCTTTGCTCAAGGGCTGGGACTACGAGGAAGCGGCCGCGCTTGGCATCATTCTCCTCACACTGATCCCCGCGCGTCGCCATTTCTACCGGCGCGCCTCGCTCCTCGCCGAGTTCCTTTCACCGCAGTGGCTCATCATGACGGCCACGGTGCTGATTGCGAGCGGGTGGCTCGGGTTCTTTGCGTACAAAAACGTCGCGTACTCGCACGATCTCTGGTGGCAGTTTGCCCTGCGAAGCGACGCGCCGCGCTTTCTCCGCTCGTTCGTGGGCGTCAGCGTCGGCGTCGCGCTCGTCGCGCTCTACCGGTTGCTCCGCCCGGTCACCACCAAGACCATCGCGCCTGACGCTTCGACACTCGACCACGTCGAGACGATCGTGCGCGAGTCGCCCGACACGTTGTCGTATCTGGCCCTCCTAGGCGACAAATCGCTGCTCTTCTCGGAGGACAAGTCTGCGTTCGTCATGTATGGCGCCGAGGGCGGAAGTTTTGTCGCCATGGGTGACCCGGTGGGCTCGCCGCGCCATCGCAAAGAACTCGCGTGGGAGTTCCGCGCACTCGCGGATCGCCATGGCGCCGCCACGGCGTTTTATCAGGTACGGATGCACAATCTTCCGCTCTACCTCGACATGGGTTTGACGCTGCTCAAGTTGGGTGAAGAAGGACGCGTGCCACTCCGCGACTTCAACCTCGACGGCGGATCGCGGCGGCGGCTCCGTCGTAGCGTGCGCCTCGCTGAGGCCGAGGGCGCGAGCTTTGAGGTACATCAGGGAGCCGGCATTCTCCCACTCCTCCCCGACCTCAAGCGCGTGTCGGACGAATGGCTGGAGAGCCGTGGCACGCGAGAGAAAGGATTCTCGCTCGGATTTTGGAATGAACGGTATCTGAGCAGCACCACGATTGCCGTCATTCGACGCGACGGTCAGATTGTGGCCTTTGCCAACCTCTGGGAGGGCGCGCATCACGAAGAGCTGACGGTGGACTTGATGCGCTACACCGCACAGGCGCCCGAAGCCGCGATGGAGTATTTGTTCGTGCAGATGATGCAGTGGGGGCGCGACGCCGGGTTCGATCACTTCAACCTCGGTATGGCCCCGCTCTCGGGGCTCGAAAACAGACAGCTCGCGCCGATTTGGAATCGCGTGGGCGCGTTGCTGTTCAAGCACACCGAAAACTTCTACAACTTTCAGGGGCTGCGCGGCTTCAAGCAAAAGTTCGATCCCATTTGGGAGCCGCGTTAC
- a CDS encoding c-type cytochrome, translating to MTRIVLLVAILSFSAIRTPALAQQFMDGKPIYEENCRECHGPRGVPPQTMLVKYERIATFNALFIKKRSVDSLVKILTKGKGKDMKSFKDKMSKDEMTAVAAYVRELAEKSKS from the coding sequence ATGACGCGTATCGTACTGCTTGTTGCCATTTTGAGTTTCTCCGCTATTCGCACCCCTGCGCTCGCTCAACAGTTCATGGACGGCAAACCGATCTACGAAGAGAACTGCCGCGAGTGCCACGGCCCACGCGGCGTGCCGCCCCAAACGATGCTGGTGAAGTACGAACGCATTGCGACGTTCAACGCGCTGTTCATCAAAAAGCGCTCGGTTGACTCGCTCGTGAAGATTCTCACGAAGGGAAAAGGGAAAGACATGAAGTCCTTCAAGGACAAGATGTCGAAGGACGAGATGACCGCCGTGGCCGCATACGTGCGCGAGTTGGCGGAGAAGTCGAAGTCATAG
- a CDS encoding SDR family oxidoreductase translates to MHVSSAVDRAPALRARSTHVLVTGATGYIGGRLVPRLLAKGYAVRCVARDPSRLEGRSWSGVEIVAGDLSDAEATRHALAGIDTAYYLVHSMAAGEAFRERDQAMALAFGQAAAAAGVRRIIYLGGLGDPKEVHSKHLISRQEVGRSLAAAGVPVTEFRAAVIVGSGSASFEIIRHLIERLPLMIAPIWVRTRCQPIGVRSVIEYLMEALDHPTANGIYEIGGEDILTYREMMMRYARIRGLRRFIVSFPVPRPEFSGRWVDVFTPIPFSIAQPLVESLQTEVVVRDNRARTTFHVRPTGYDDAVRLALTRLAQDSVETTWASSLSSMSRDFDEADVLGSHEGMLLDRHRRRVKASPERVFEAICSLGGEEGWPAGNALWQLRGLMDRVVGGVGMRRGRRHPRELRVGDPLDFWRVEALDVPHLLRLRAEMKLPGRAWLQFEVVADRAGSWVEQTAFFDPDGILGYLYWYSVLPFHRFVFPGLIGSLKQQAESED, encoded by the coding sequence ATGCACGTTTCATCCGCAGTGGACCGCGCTCCGGCGTTGCGGGCGCGATCGACACATGTGTTGGTCACCGGCGCCACGGGCTACATCGGCGGCCGATTGGTGCCGCGCCTGCTCGCCAAAGGCTACGCCGTGCGCTGCGTGGCGCGCGACCCGAGCCGCCTCGAGGGACGGTCGTGGTCCGGCGTCGAGATCGTCGCAGGAGACCTCAGCGACGCGGAGGCCACGCGGCACGCACTCGCCGGAATCGACACCGCCTACTACCTCGTCCACTCGATGGCGGCGGGGGAAGCGTTCCGCGAACGCGATCAGGCGATGGCGCTGGCGTTTGGGCAGGCGGCCGCCGCGGCCGGTGTGCGCCGCATCATCTACCTCGGTGGACTGGGTGATCCCAAAGAGGTGCACAGCAAACACCTGATCTCGCGTCAGGAAGTGGGCCGAAGCCTTGCCGCCGCTGGCGTGCCGGTCACGGAATTCCGCGCGGCGGTCATTGTAGGATCGGGGAGTGCGAGCTTTGAGATCATTCGCCATCTCATTGAGCGGCTCCCCCTGATGATTGCGCCCATCTGGGTGCGCACGCGCTGCCAACCGATTGGGGTGCGCTCGGTGATCGAGTACCTCATGGAAGCGCTCGATCATCCCACCGCCAACGGAATTTATGAAATCGGGGGCGAGGATATTCTCACCTACCGCGAAATGATGATGCGGTACGCGCGCATTCGTGGATTGCGTCGCTTCATCGTGTCGTTCCCGGTGCCACGTCCAGAGTTCAGCGGGCGATGGGTGGATGTGTTCACGCCCATTCCCTTCAGCATTGCGCAACCGCTCGTCGAAAGCTTGCAGACGGAGGTGGTGGTGCGTGACAATCGCGCGCGCACCACCTTCCACGTGCGTCCCACGGGCTACGATGATGCCGTTCGCCTGGCCCTCACGCGACTCGCGCAAGACAGCGTCGAAACCACCTGGGCGTCGAGCTTGTCGAGTATGTCGCGCGATTTCGACGAGGCAGACGTGCTCGGCTCCCACGAGGGCATGCTGCTCGATCGGCACCGCCGTCGCGTGAAGGCGTCGCCGGAGCGCGTGTTCGAGGCGATTTGTAGCTTGGGCGGTGAGGAAGGATGGCCGGCGGGCAACGCGCTCTGGCAGTTGCGCGGCCTCATGGACCGTGTGGTGGGTGGGGTGGGGATGCGGCGTGGGCGTCGGCATCCTCGCGAACTGCGCGTGGGCGATCCGCTCGATTTTTGGCGCGTCGAGGCCCTCGATGTTCCACATCTCCTGCGGCTCCGCGCCGAGATGAAGTTGCCGGGGCGCGCCTGGTTGCAGTTTGAGGTGGTGGCCGACCGCGCAGGGTCGTGGGTGGAGCAAACGGCTTTCTTTGATCCCGATGGAATCCTCGGATACCTCTACTGGTACTCAGTACTACCCTTCCATCGGTTCGTCTTTCCGGGGCTCATCGGCTCGCTCAAACAACAGGCGGAGTCCGAAGACTAG
- a CDS encoding aminotransferase class V-fold PLP-dependent enzyme — protein MTAESPFPASDDASLEYSRAQMLAMGQAVLERSVDHVAAIGSQPSRGNVDAAELCRSLREPIPEAGTELEPLLALLFDDLIPRSFTTPSPGYLGYIPGGGVYPAALADFIADTTNRYTGVWQAAPALVQLESNVLEWMCEWMGFPAGASGLLTTGGSGATFNAVLCARERLLGPDIRRGTIYTSSQAHLCIVKAAKLAGIHADRVRLIPVDSHFRMRMDALKAAIAEDRAAGFVPFLVGSSAGTTNTGAVDALDEIADLCAAEKLWHHVDGAYGAFFHACPELRPLLRGLSRADSLTLDPHKGMFLPYGTGALLVRDASALRDVHAATAGYLPESPEEFYDPHQYGPELSRGFPGLRVWMAVKMYGAARYRAAIAEKRALAVWAAERVARIPGIVMDAEPQLSLFAFHLEGPTLATQAARNAATAALVEQVTRRGKVLLSGCTLDGRYLARVCVLSFRTRMEQMETCVTQLAEEAAKLLA, from the coding sequence ATGACCGCCGAGTCTCCGTTCCCCGCGTCCGACGACGCCTCGCTCGAATACTCCCGTGCGCAAATGCTTGCCATGGGGCAGGCGGTGCTGGAACGCTCAGTGGATCACGTGGCAGCGATCGGCAGTCAGCCGAGTCGCGGCAATGTGGACGCCGCTGAGTTGTGCCGCTCGCTTCGAGAGCCGATCCCCGAAGCTGGCACGGAACTCGAGCCGCTGCTCGCGCTCCTCTTTGATGACCTCATTCCGCGATCCTTCACAACTCCCTCACCCGGCTACCTCGGCTACATCCCGGGGGGCGGTGTGTACCCTGCCGCGCTCGCGGACTTTATTGCCGACACCACCAATCGGTACACCGGCGTATGGCAGGCCGCGCCCGCACTCGTGCAGCTCGAAAGCAATGTGCTGGAGTGGATGTGCGAATGGATGGGTTTTCCTGCCGGCGCCAGCGGACTGCTCACCACCGGCGGATCAGGGGCGACGTTCAATGCGGTGCTCTGCGCACGGGAGCGCCTCCTCGGTCCGGACATTCGGCGCGGCACCATCTATACCTCGAGCCAAGCGCATCTCTGCATTGTGAAGGCGGCGAAGCTCGCGGGCATTCACGCCGATCGCGTGCGCTTGATTCCAGTGGACAGTCATTTCCGTATGCGAATGGACGCGCTCAAGGCCGCGATTGCCGAAGATCGCGCCGCGGGGTTCGTGCCCTTTCTCGTCGGCTCGTCCGCGGGAACGACCAACACCGGTGCGGTTGACGCGCTCGATGAGATTGCCGACCTCTGTGCCGCGGAGAAACTCTGGCATCACGTAGACGGGGCGTACGGCGCGTTCTTTCACGCCTGCCCGGAACTGCGACCGCTGCTCCGCGGGCTCTCGCGTGCCGATTCGCTGACGCTCGATCCGCACAAGGGCATGTTTTTGCCCTACGGCACCGGTGCGCTGCTCGTCCGCGACGCCAGCGCATTGCGCGATGTCCATGCGGCCACGGCCGGCTATCTCCCCGAAAGTCCGGAGGAGTTCTACGATCCGCATCAGTACGGGCCTGAACTCTCTCGCGGATTTCCCGGGCTTCGCGTCTGGATGGCGGTGAAGATGTACGGGGCGGCTCGCTACCGGGCGGCCATCGCCGAAAAACGAGCACTCGCCGTGTGGGCGGCAGAGCGCGTGGCGCGCATTCCGGGCATTGTGATGGATGCGGAGCCGCAGCTCTCGCTCTTTGCGTTCCACCTCGAAGGGCCCACGCTCGCGACGCAAGCCGCACGCAATGCGGCGACCGCCGCACTCGTTGAACAGGTCACTCGGCGCGGCAAGGTGCTCCTCTCGGGCTGC